A stretch of the Clostridium fungisolvens genome encodes the following:
- a CDS encoding ATP-dependent helicase: protein MHYQKEIEKLNEYQKEAVLDESDACIVKANVGSGKTTVLISKIIYLHYDKNISYKDMIVLTFTNKAANEIKERLLALDDSIQSEELKGFGTFHSVALHLLKDRLSIEKMGYTKDFLVIEPEEELDIAMEIIQEEKLAIKYKNRMKKRLEQANAIEREEEKISKYNDDIFRLVQLLKEEKVKQNKMSFSDILENVNHLLEHNIIAPKWIIIDEVQDSDKQQLEFIDRLKGSDTKMFAVGDPNQVIYSWRGSTLNVFYTLKHKYKAKELSLPINYRSSSSILEAARCFLLDGSDLKGVRESGSKIIVKNQYNSFNEACYLVDRIKEIHNLGVKYSDIAIFYRLQDQSQVFEDVFSKNHIPYEVSMKKNIRDIPVLNWMIKLFRFSVNPNDTSSGVYVLSNKDYGERMKEVTARNIVREQSIEKSELYTKMHKFLNECSEITKSEEIYDYFEFNKYIRPTSATYKEDKESICALLNIIIEYMKEKQMKFLNGLKDFVNSSALYGVNILQKDISSDADSIKLMTLHASKGLEFSYVFITGVNYGLIPLSTRDMEEEEEMRLFFVGITRAKDYLELSYYTNPDYQRVASGESRYIHMIPSKLIESDEVKSANVNLQELKKQIQEAKNECKKVEVSSEVLVGEITETTEVEIEAAVAIDVETVTEVAMKLVRHKKYGTGKVLKEDDMMIEVEFENYGTKEFIKAFSELEFL, encoded by the coding sequence ATGCATTACCAAAAAGAAATAGAAAAATTAAATGAATATCAAAAAGAAGCTGTTTTAGATGAAAGTGATGCATGTATTGTAAAGGCAAACGTAGGAAGTGGAAAAACAACAGTGCTGATTTCGAAGATTATATATCTTCACTATGACAAAAACATTAGCTATAAAGATATGATTGTATTGACCTTTACTAATAAAGCTGCAAATGAAATCAAAGAAAGACTACTTGCTTTAGATGACAGTATCCAATCAGAAGAACTAAAGGGATTTGGAACTTTTCATAGTGTTGCGCTTCATTTACTTAAAGACAGATTATCTATTGAAAAGATGGGATATACAAAAGATTTTTTAGTAATAGAGCCAGAAGAAGAGTTGGATATTGCTATGGAAATAATCCAGGAAGAAAAGCTAGCAATTAAGTATAAAAATAGAATGAAAAAACGATTGGAACAGGCAAATGCAATAGAGAGAGAAGAGGAAAAAATCTCAAAGTATAATGATGATATATTTAGGCTTGTTCAACTATTAAAAGAAGAAAAAGTAAAACAAAACAAAATGTCCTTTTCTGATATATTGGAAAACGTAAATCATTTATTGGAGCATAATATAATAGCTCCAAAATGGATTATTATTGATGAGGTTCAAGACAGTGATAAACAACAGCTTGAGTTTATTGATAGATTAAAAGGTTCTGATACTAAAATGTTTGCTGTAGGTGACCCTAATCAGGTTATTTATAGCTGGAGAGGAAGTACACTTAATGTATTTTATACCTTAAAACATAAATATAAAGCAAAAGAACTATCACTTCCAATTAATTACCGCTCTAGTAGTTCTATCTTAGAAGCAGCTAGATGTTTTCTTCTAGATGGAAGTGACTTAAAAGGAGTACGTGAATCTGGAAGTAAGATCATAGTGAAAAATCAGTATAATTCATTTAATGAAGCTTGCTATCTTGTTGATAGAATTAAGGAAATACATAATTTAGGTGTAAAGTATAGTGACATTGCGATCTTTTATCGGTTGCAGGATCAGTCCCAGGTTTTTGAAGATGTGTTTTCGAAAAATCATATTCCTTATGAAGTATCTATGAAGAAAAATATACGTGATATTCCAGTTCTTAATTGGATGATTAAACTATTTCGTTTTTCGGTAAATCCTAATGATACCTCATCTGGAGTATATGTTCTTAGCAATAAGGATTACGGTGAACGAATGAAAGAAGTTACAGCGAGAAATATAGTGAGAGAGCAGAGTATAGAGAAATCAGAGCTATATACGAAAATGCATAAATTTCTCAATGAATGTTCCGAAATAACTAAATCTGAAGAGATATATGACTACTTTGAATTTAATAAATATATAAGGCCAACTTCTGCTACTTACAAAGAGGATAAAGAATCTATATGTGCTTTGCTTAATATTATTATAGAATATATGAAAGAAAAGCAAATGAAGTTTCTCAATGGACTTAAGGATTTTGTAAACTCCTCTGCCTTATATGGTGTTAATATACTGCAGAAGGATATAAGTAGCGATGCAGATTCAATTAAGCTTATGACTTTACATGCCTCCAAGGGGTTAGAGTTCTCGTATGTATTTATTACAGGTGTAAATTACGGATTGATTCCATTGAGTACAAGGGATATGGAAGAAGAAGAGGAGATGAGGCTGTTTTTTGTTGGTATTACTAGAGCAAAGGATTATCTAGAACTTTCCTATTATACAAATCCAGATTATCAAAGGGTAGCTTCAGGAGAAAGTAGATATATTCACATGATACCATCTAAGCTTATAGAGAGTGATGAGGTCAAAAGTGCTAATGTTAATTTACAAGAGCTTAAAAAGCAGATTCAAGAAGCAAAAAATGAATGCAAGAAAGTGGAAGTATCGAGTGAAGTATTAGTTGGAGAAATAACTGAAACAACTGAAGTAGAAATTGAGGCGGCAGTTGCAATAGATGTTGAGACAGTAACCGAAGTAGCAATGAAACTAGTTCGTCATAAAAAATATGGAACAGGAAAAGTGCTTAAAGAAGATGATATGATGATTGAAGTGGAGTTTGAGAATTACGGAACGAAAGAATTTATAAAAGCTTTTAGTGAACTTGAATTTTTATAA
- a CDS encoding DEAD/DEAH box helicase, whose protein sequence is MNIDDLIIYNKTIPKREARYADFPSSLSQEICSYLSEKGIDKLYCHQAEMFEKAMERNNIVITTSTASGKTLSFLLPVINEILSNPLARAIFIYPTKALASDQYRAILPYLEYFGENRISAGVYDGDTTVNERSRIRKNANIILTNPEMINAAFLPNHSKFGFDFIFSNLKYVVIDELHTYRGAFGSHLGNVFRRLGRVCRYYNSSPQYLCSSATIANPVELAEEICGQKFTRVHKDGSPAAKRKYMLVQPPKIMGKDKKYYGQVQTTTVAADLIPDLVENDNSFIAFAKSRRNVEVVLKESRDKLQTENFFGASLADKISGYRGGYTPLERKEIENKMITGVLRGLISTNALELGIDIGKIDTTVLVGYPGTRASFWQQTGRAGRSGSESSNYLILDSLPFDQYIGVNPDWLFESGSENAVIDKNNLLIELAHIRAAAAEIPLTLDDISVFPDLGETIPVLIRAKELTNQSGKFAWSGNSFPAGDFSLRNIDKFRYKLINKENNKEITEMDEMQAFREIHNGAIYMHDGIQYQVIKLDLESKTAFCIPFNGNYYTMPGANTNIRIIQGNKDMEYNRVKVAFGDVNVNEVVYMYKKLQFHNHQNLGFEHLEKPLSKDFDTESAWIRIPDNVVTVYRRLLQESQNGMIIRNNHFEGLCYAIKNAAMMSTMTEQEDMGVVMSNNAIEISENFNDEVYMFVYDKYIGGLGYAEKVFDLTAQIVEAAIKMVGGCTCEGGCAACIGDYKLDKAMVLWGLKNLLEEIEAPKGVKLIEYAPSTFINKQFRFNELKEKWRDFCEYMQGNGDSFAKFLSTITEVEIDNCTLTLVLQNAFYKEWAMEETNRKSIINIISFHTDAPSGLRLKVRLEETADDRSNIKNKLQRRYEDLVE, encoded by the coding sequence ATGAATATAGATGATTTAATTATATACAATAAGACAATACCTAAAAGAGAAGCAAGGTATGCAGATTTTCCAAGCAGCTTGTCACAGGAAATATGCTCATATCTTTCTGAAAAAGGAATTGATAAACTATATTGTCATCAGGCAGAAATGTTTGAAAAGGCAATGGAACGTAATAATATTGTAATAACAACATCAACAGCCAGTGGAAAAACTCTTAGTTTTTTATTGCCAGTCATTAATGAGATTTTATCAAATCCACTTGCAAGAGCAATTTTTATATATCCTACAAAAGCTCTAGCAAGTGATCAATACCGTGCTATCCTGCCTTACTTAGAATATTTCGGAGAAAATAGGATTTCAGCAGGAGTATATGATGGAGATACCACTGTAAATGAAAGAAGCAGAATCAGAAAAAATGCTAACATTATCTTAACAAATCCAGAAATGATAAATGCTGCATTTCTACCTAATCATAGTAAGTTTGGGTTTGATTTTATATTTTCCAATCTGAAGTATGTAGTAATTGATGAACTTCATACATATAGAGGTGCATTTGGTTCACACCTAGGAAATGTTTTTAGGAGACTAGGAAGAGTATGCAGATACTATAATTCATCACCACAATATTTATGTAGTTCAGCAACTATAGCTAACCCTGTTGAACTTGCAGAAGAAATCTGTGGACAAAAATTTACTAGAGTACATAAGGATGGTTCACCAGCTGCAAAAAGGAAGTACATGCTTGTACAGCCTCCGAAGATTATGGGCAAGGATAAAAAATATTATGGGCAAGTTCAGACAACAACTGTTGCTGCTGATTTAATACCTGACTTAGTAGAAAATGACAATAGTTTTATTGCTTTTGCAAAGTCAAGGAGAAATGTGGAAGTTGTATTAAAAGAATCAAGAGATAAATTACAAACGGAAAACTTTTTTGGAGCATCCTTAGCAGATAAAATATCTGGATACAGGGGAGGATATACCCCATTAGAGCGTAAGGAAATTGAAAACAAGATGATTACCGGAGTTTTACGGGGATTAATCTCTACCAACGCCCTAGAACTAGGTATAGATATTGGTAAGATTGATACCACAGTGCTTGTTGGATATCCAGGAACTAGGGCGTCTTTTTGGCAGCAGACAGGGAGAGCTGGTAGAAGTGGAAGTGAAAGCTCCAATTATTTGATTCTTGATAGTTTGCCTTTTGATCAGTACATAGGGGTTAATCCTGATTGGCTTTTTGAAAGTGGAAGTGAAAATGCAGTAATTGATAAGAATAATCTTCTGATAGAATTGGCACACATACGTGCTGCAGCTGCTGAAATACCATTGACCTTGGATGATATCTCGGTTTTTCCTGATCTCGGAGAAACAATTCCTGTTTTAATAAGAGCAAAGGAATTGACAAATCAGAGTGGAAAGTTTGCATGGAGCGGTAATTCCTTTCCAGCAGGAGATTTTAGTTTAAGAAATATTGATAAGTTTCGATACAAACTCATTAATAAAGAGAATAATAAAGAAATTACTGAGATGGATGAAATGCAGGCTTTCCGTGAGATTCATAATGGAGCTATTTACATGCATGATGGAATTCAGTATCAGGTTATCAAACTTGATTTAGAAAGTAAAACTGCATTTTGCATACCTTTTAATGGAAACTATTATACGATGCCAGGAGCCAATACAAATATAAGGATTATTCAAGGCAATAAGGATATGGAGTATAACCGTGTGAAGGTTGCATTTGGTGATGTAAATGTTAATGAAGTAGTGTATATGTATAAAAAATTGCAGTTTCACAATCACCAAAACTTAGGGTTTGAACATTTAGAAAAACCATTATCCAAGGATTTTGATACGGAAAGTGCTTGGATAAGGATTCCGGATAATGTTGTTACGGTATATAGAAGATTGTTGCAGGAGAGTCAAAATGGCATGATCATAAGAAATAATCATTTTGAGGGTTTGTGTTATGCTATTAAAAATGCAGCAATGATGTCTACTATGACAGAGCAGGAGGACATGGGAGTTGTAATGTCTAACAATGCCATAGAAATAAGTGAAAATTTTAATGATGAAGTGTATATGTTTGTTTATGATAAATATATAGGTGGACTAGGATATGCAGAAAAAGTATTTGATTTAACTGCACAGATTGTTGAGGCTGCAATTAAGATGGTAGGTGGATGCACATGTGAAGGTGGTTGTGCTGCTTGCATTGGTGATTATAAATTGGATAAAGCAATGGTCCTGTGGGGGCTGAAGAATTTATTAGAAGAAATTGAAGCTCCGAAGGGTGTTAAGCTTATTGAATATGCTCCATCAACATTTATTAATAAACAATTTCGATTTAATGAGCTTAAGGAAAAATGGCGAGACTTCTGTGAATATATGCAGGGAAATGGAGATTCATTTGCAAAGTTTTTAAGCACAATTACTGAGGTAGAGATAGATAATTGTACGTTAACCTTAGTTTTACAGAACGCTTTTTATAAAGAATGGGCAATGGAAGAAACCAATAGAAAAAGTATAATAAATATTATCTCCTTTCATACAGATGCTCCTTCTGGTCTTCGATTAAAAGTAAGACTTGAAGAAACTGCTGATGATAGAAGTAATATAAAAAATAAGTTACAAAGAAGATATGAAGATCTTGTGGAATAG
- a CDS encoding metallophosphoesterase gives MNISKVYKLIILTTVVFVLAGCSSSSINLKKDYRIKSSKDINFYITTDLHYLSKSLTDNGVAFQKFVASGDGKELEEIDPITEAFTSNIKVKKPDILIISGDLTSNGEKQSHLDLAKKLKTIEESGTSVYVIPGNHDILNPYARGFKGDNQYVTDYITAKDFSQIYSDFGYDEAISKDEDSLSYLATPSEDVWLLMLDTNKYKSNVSLGAPQLGGELSSKTLNWIKKCSDLAKEKGANIITVMHHNILDHSEIVRKGFTIDNNETVLKNFKDNNLNLVLSGHIHIQDIASDNKDKPELYDIATNSLATYPHQYGILKYSAQDNSYTYNTTKVDVEGWAKNNGIVDEKLNNFTKYSEDYFGNFAYNMISKHFTVTDNYSDAEIKLMSETMKTLNLRYFAGTENLNSKDVINSEGFKLLTNSSEGFFKNYVQSISSDKDTDDNNLYIKIHNNFSKSN, from the coding sequence ATGAATATTTCAAAAGTGTATAAATTAATTATTTTAACCACTGTTGTTTTCGTTTTAGCCGGCTGCAGTAGTTCATCTATAAATCTAAAAAAAGATTATAGAATAAAATCTAGCAAGGATATAAATTTTTATATAACTACTGATTTGCATTATTTATCTAAGAGCCTCACAGACAATGGAGTAGCCTTCCAAAAATTTGTTGCTTCAGGAGATGGTAAAGAGCTTGAAGAAATAGATCCAATAACTGAGGCATTTACTTCAAATATCAAAGTTAAAAAACCAGATATACTTATAATTAGCGGCGATCTTACCTCCAACGGAGAAAAGCAAAGCCACCTAGATTTAGCAAAAAAACTTAAGACTATCGAGGAAAGCGGCACTTCAGTATATGTTATCCCCGGAAACCATGATATTTTAAATCCTTATGCTAGAGGTTTCAAAGGAGATAACCAGTATGTTACAGACTATATAACCGCTAAAGATTTCAGCCAAATATATTCTGATTTCGGTTATGATGAAGCAATATCAAAAGATGAAGATTCCCTAAGTTACCTCGCCACTCCAAGTGAAGATGTCTGGCTCTTAATGCTTGATACCAATAAATATAAGAGTAATGTTTCTCTAGGAGCTCCACAGTTAGGCGGTGAACTATCCTCTAAAACATTAAACTGGATAAAAAAATGCAGTGACTTAGCTAAAGAAAAGGGAGCCAATATAATAACTGTAATGCACCACAACATTCTAGATCATAGTGAGATTGTACGTAAAGGATTTACTATAGATAACAACGAGACAGTTCTTAAGAATTTTAAGGATAATAATTTAAATCTAGTTCTGAGTGGACATATTCATATCCAAGACATAGCTTCCGACAATAAGGATAAGCCTGAACTGTACGATATTGCTACAAATTCGTTGGCCACTTATCCCCATCAATACGGAATACTTAAGTATTCTGCTCAAGATAACAGTTACACTTATAATACTACTAAAGTAGATGTAGAAGGCTGGGCAAAAAATAACGGGATAGTAGATGAAAAGCTTAACAACTTTACCAAGTATTCAGAAGATTATTTTGGAAACTTTGCTTATAATATGATTTCTAAACACTTTACTGTAACAGATAACTACTCAGATGCTGAGATAAAATTAATGTCTGAAACTATGAAGACCTTAAACCTAAGATATTTTGCAGGAACTGAAAATTTGAACTCTAAGGATGTCATAAACTCTGAAGGATTTAAACTTTTGACTAATTCCTCGGAAGGTTTCTTTAAAAATTATGTTCAAAGCATATCAAGCGATAAAGATACCGATGATAATAATTTATACATAAAAATTCATAATAATTTCTCAAAGTCTAATTGA
- a CDS encoding xylulokinase, translating into MNDIKNSIINGKTVLGIELGSTRIKAVLLGENNTPIASGSHDWENSYINNIWTYSLDEVWTGLQDSYQKMANNVKEQYGVPLQTIGAIGFSAMMHGYMVFNKEGELLVPFRTWRNTITEKASEDLTKVFNYHIPQRWSIAHLYQSILNGEEHVADIDFQTTLEGYVHWKLTGEKVIGIGEASGMFPIDIETKNYNEKMVEQFDELIAHKNFSWKFKDIFPKVLLAGENAGVLTEEGAKLLDVTGNLKPGIPLCPPEGDAGTGMVATNSIAQRTGNVSAGTSVFAMIVLEKDLSKAYEEIDLVTTPTGNLVAMVHCNNCTSDLNAWVGLFKEYSEAMGMEVNMDKLFATLYNKALEGDADCGGLLAYNYFSGEHITSFEEGRPLFVRTPESKFNLANFIRVHLFTSLGALKTGLDILLKEEGVKVDEMLGHGGLFKTKGVGQKIMAAAINAPVSVMETAGEGGAWGIAVLAAYMLNKAENETLDDYLSQKVFAGEVVTKMYPDAKDVKGFDEFMKRYTNGLPIERAAVDNLK; encoded by the coding sequence ATGAATGATATTAAAAATTCCATTATCAACGGCAAAACAGTACTTGGCATTGAACTTGGTTCTACTAGAATTAAAGCAGTCCTACTTGGAGAAAATAACACACCTATAGCCTCTGGTAGCCATGACTGGGAAAATAGTTATATAAACAACATCTGGACCTACAGCTTAGATGAAGTTTGGACAGGTCTACAGGACAGTTATCAAAAGATGGCCAACAACGTAAAAGAGCAATATGGTGTACCCCTTCAAACTATTGGCGCAATTGGTTTTAGCGCCATGATGCATGGTTACATGGTTTTCAACAAAGAAGGTGAGCTTTTAGTACCCTTCCGTACATGGCGTAACACTATTACTGAAAAGGCGTCTGAAGATTTGACTAAAGTTTTCAACTACCATATCCCTCAAAGATGGAGTATCGCTCATCTTTATCAATCTATCTTAAACGGTGAAGAACATGTGGCTGATATAGATTTCCAAACAACCTTAGAAGGATATGTACATTGGAAACTTACAGGTGAAAAGGTTATAGGTATCGGAGAAGCTTCAGGAATGTTCCCTATTGATATAGAAACTAAAAACTACAACGAAAAAATGGTTGAACAATTTGATGAATTAATTGCTCATAAAAACTTCTCATGGAAGTTTAAAGATATCTTCCCAAAAGTTTTATTAGCAGGTGAAAATGCTGGTGTTCTTACTGAAGAAGGAGCAAAACTATTAGACGTTACTGGCAACTTAAAACCAGGTATTCCACTTTGCCCTCCAGAAGGCGATGCAGGGACAGGTATGGTTGCTACTAACAGCATCGCACAGCGTACAGGTAATGTTTCAGCAGGAACTTCTGTTTTTGCAATGATTGTACTGGAGAAAGATTTATCAAAAGCATATGAGGAGATAGATTTAGTTACAACTCCTACTGGTAATCTAGTAGCTATGGTTCACTGCAACAACTGCACATCAGATCTTAATGCCTGGGTTGGATTATTTAAAGAATATTCTGAGGCAATGGGTATGGAAGTCAACATGGATAAACTGTTTGCAACCTTATATAATAAAGCCCTTGAAGGAGATGCAGATTGTGGTGGTCTACTGGCATATAACTATTTTTCAGGTGAACATATAACTAGTTTTGAGGAAGGGCGTCCATTATTTGTACGTACTCCAGAAAGTAAATTTAACTTAGCTAACTTCATCCGTGTACATCTATTTACTTCTTTAGGAGCACTAAAGACCGGCCTAGATATTCTTCTTAAAGAAGAAGGAGTTAAGGTTGATGAGATGCTTGGCCATGGTGGATTATTTAAGACTAAGGGAGTTGGACAAAAGATTATGGCTGCTGCTATAAATGCTCCTGTATCTGTTATGGAGACTGCCGGAGAAGGTGGAGCATGGGGAATTGCAGTACTTGCAGCCTATATGCTTAATAAAGCCGAAAACGAGACCCTAGATGATTATTTATCACAGAAAGTGTTTGCAGGAGAAGTGGTTACAAAGATGTATCCAGATGCTAAGGATGTAAAAGGCTTTGACGAATTCATGAAGCGTTATACCAATGGACTTCCTATCGAAAGAGCTGCTGTTGATAACCTTAAATAA
- a CDS encoding amino acid permease: MEKKKQGLSVGHLTMMALGTVIGGSFFLGSAVAINAAGPSIIISYILAGILVYFILYALSEITVASPHSGSFHTFAGQVLSPGVGFVVGWMYWTGMILSMSSEATAVSILLSEWFPNISVLFLGSFIIIAVTLINLLGAHRLSKVASSLSAIKLLAIVAFIMMSVLLILGGITKISAVGVGELRREAFAPGGIKGIAGSMLIVMFAYAGFEIIGLAASETADPGKTIPKAIRNTVFGLVGLYVLYTLALLPLIPTSELSEKISPMVASLNRFGMGWAGSVMNLVLITAILSASLAAMFGIGRMMRSLVDEGQAPKWLKDKTDVPYRAILFSGFSMLLALWLGLLFPRMYLFLISSSSFALLVTYVVILGIQIKLRGIHGCPPEGKCQMPGYPYTSWITLVSMIIIILSMPFISGQGSGLVAGIVMLVVYSAAYFVMKFIRSSRVGKTADNNMNVKAYRRKLGVELSEELTEENNCKDENSTD, encoded by the coding sequence ATGGAAAAGAAAAAACAAGGATTGTCTGTAGGGCATCTTACGATGATGGCACTAGGAACTGTTATAGGAGGCTCATTTTTTCTTGGTTCAGCAGTAGCTATAAATGCAGCAGGACCTTCTATTATAATATCTTACATATTAGCAGGAATATTAGTTTATTTTATACTCTATGCTTTATCTGAAATAACTGTAGCAAGTCCGCATTCTGGCTCTTTTCATACCTTCGCAGGGCAAGTTTTAAGTCCTGGAGTTGGATTCGTTGTTGGATGGATGTATTGGACTGGAATGATTTTGTCGATGTCTAGTGAGGCTACTGCTGTTTCAATTTTATTAAGTGAGTGGTTTCCTAATATATCTGTTTTGTTCTTGGGGAGTTTTATAATAATAGCAGTTACTCTTATTAACCTATTAGGTGCACATAGATTGAGCAAGGTGGCAAGCAGTCTTTCAGCGATAAAATTGTTAGCTATAGTTGCATTTATTATGATGTCTGTATTACTAATATTAGGTGGAATTACGAAGATATCAGCGGTGGGAGTGGGAGAATTAAGAAGAGAGGCTTTTGCTCCAGGTGGAATAAAGGGTATCGCAGGCAGTATGTTAATAGTTATGTTTGCTTATGCTGGTTTTGAAATAATCGGATTAGCTGCCTCAGAAACCGCTGATCCTGGAAAAACAATTCCTAAGGCAATTAGAAATACAGTGTTTGGGCTAGTTGGACTATATGTGTTATATACACTTGCACTGCTCCCGCTGATTCCAACATCTGAGCTAAGTGAAAAAATCAGTCCTATGGTGGCTTCTCTTAATAGATTTGGAATGGGCTGGGCTGGTTCTGTTATGAATTTAGTGCTTATTACAGCTATATTGTCAGCATCCCTAGCAGCTATGTTTGGAATTGGTAGAATGATGAGATCTCTCGTAGATGAAGGGCAAGCACCAAAGTGGCTAAAGGATAAAACAGATGTACCATACCGTGCAATATTATTCTCAGGTTTTTCAATGTTATTAGCATTGTGGCTGGGGCTTTTGTTTCCAAGAATGTACTTGTTTTTGATAAGTTCAAGCAGCTTTGCACTTCTAGTTACTTATGTAGTAATTCTAGGTATCCAAATAAAATTACGTGGAATCCACGGTTGTCCGCCAGAAGGAAAGTGTCAGATGCCTGGATATCCTTATACCTCTTGGATTACCTTAGTTAGTATGATAATTATCATACTAAGTATGCCTTTTATTTCAGGCCAGGGATCAGGTCTTGTTGCCGGAATTGTAATGCTTGTAGTATATTCCGCTGCATATTTTGTAATGAAGTTTATTAGAAGTTCTAGAGTAGGAAAGACAGCAGATAATAACATGAATGTTAAAGCATATCGTAGAAAGCTTGGAGTAGAATTATCTGAAGAGTTGACAGAAGAGAATAATTGTAAGGATGAAAATAGCACTGATTAG